A genomic segment from Desulfonatronum lacustre DSM 10312 encodes:
- a CDS encoding heavy metal translocating P-type ATPase, which translates to MKLTLGVPGMGSDHCAGIIRESLNRLDGIEDISTNISNHKVRVNYDPDRTGSDAIRSAVEKAGYEVASVSNEDVSGLVKLVVPGMGSDHCAGIIRDSLNRLSGIGEIKTNISNHQVTVKSGKDGPSAEKLKKVIERAGYEVASVSTDREGDEPREADEFYLSRAWKRFVIAAVPATFIMILMMVHMFVSPIPGYLAIISILAFPVVFLFGGWATHVSAWRSLTNLTANMDVLISMGSLPPYIIGLVGFVYPMTSFTEMAATIMTFHLLGRYLENRAKGRASQAIRKLLTLGAKTARVERDGGEIEVPVKELEIGDIMVVRPGEKIPTDGEIVEGKSHVDESIATGESIPVEKKPNDQVLGATINKEGRLKVKATRVGADTFLSQVIRLVEEAQGSRVPIQEFADRITAKFVPVVIVIALASLFTWLLFAESLRPILEWGAGFLPWVDPTATPAILAILATIAVLVIACPCALGLATPTALMVGSGMGAESGVLIRSGQAIQTLKDIKIVVLDKTGTITKGEPELTDVVAADGYDDDNVLALAAAVENASEHPLARAVVEGAGNRNVDFGDVEDFSSVTARGVEGKVDGKQILIGNRRLLDEHGVSGLKALDEDLDRLEEKGRTAVLVAMEGKAVGIVAVADTVKSDSQKAVKAMHDLGLRVIMVTGDNERTARAVAEEVGIDEVLSGVLPEGKVDEIRKLQERFGQYVAMVGDGINDAPALKQANVGIAIGAGADVAIEAADVTLVSGELPKVVEAIRLSRATFSKIVQNLFWAFFYNVVAIPIAAAGLLHPMIGVVAMTASSLTVIGNSILLRRSKISLDGKIR; encoded by the coding sequence ATGAAACTGACCTTAGGGGTGCCCGGCATGGGATCCGACCACTGCGCGGGGATCATCCGTGAAAGCCTGAACCGTCTGGACGGGATTGAGGATATCTCAACCAACATCTCCAATCACAAGGTGCGGGTGAACTATGATCCGGATCGGACCGGTTCGGACGCCATTCGTTCGGCCGTGGAAAAGGCGGGCTACGAAGTGGCATCTGTTTCCAATGAAGATGTATCCGGTTTGGTAAAGCTGGTGGTGCCCGGTATGGGATCCGACCACTGCGCGGGGATCATTCGTGACAGTCTGAACCGCCTGAGCGGAATAGGCGAAATCAAAACCAATATTTCCAATCACCAGGTTACAGTAAAATCCGGTAAGGACGGTCCTTCAGCTGAAAAACTGAAAAAGGTCATCGAACGGGCAGGCTACGAGGTGGCTTCCGTCAGCACTGACCGGGAGGGTGACGAACCCCGGGAGGCGGATGAATTCTACCTTTCCCGAGCCTGGAAACGGTTTGTCATTGCCGCCGTGCCCGCAACATTCATTATGATCCTGATGATGGTGCACATGTTCGTGTCGCCAATCCCGGGATATCTGGCCATCATATCCATCCTGGCATTTCCCGTGGTGTTCCTGTTCGGAGGCTGGGCCACCCATGTATCCGCCTGGAGATCCCTTACCAACCTGACCGCCAACATGGATGTGCTCATTTCCATGGGCAGTCTTCCTCCTTACATCATCGGGCTTGTAGGATTTGTCTATCCCATGACCTCTTTCACCGAGATGGCCGCGACAATCATGACGTTCCATCTACTGGGGCGCTATCTGGAGAACCGGGCCAAGGGCCGTGCTTCCCAAGCCATCCGGAAGCTGCTCACTCTTGGGGCCAAGACAGCTCGAGTGGAACGAGACGGGGGGGAAATAGAAGTGCCGGTCAAAGAGCTGGAAATCGGCGACATCATGGTCGTCCGCCCAGGAGAAAAAATTCCCACGGATGGTGAAATAGTGGAAGGCAAAAGCCACGTGGACGAGTCCATAGCTACCGGGGAATCCATTCCCGTAGAAAAGAAACCGAACGATCAAGTGCTTGGAGCCACCATCAATAAAGAAGGCCGGCTTAAGGTCAAGGCCACCCGGGTGGGAGCGGACACCTTTTTGTCTCAGGTCATACGATTGGTTGAGGAAGCCCAGGGATCCAGAGTGCCCATCCAGGAATTCGCCGACCGCATCACTGCCAAGTTTGTGCCTGTGGTAATAGTCATAGCTCTGGCCAGTCTTTTTACTTGGCTTTTGTTTGCGGAATCCCTTCGGCCCATTCTGGAATGGGGGGCGGGCTTTCTGCCCTGGGTAGATCCGACGGCCACGCCGGCTATTCTGGCAATTCTTGCAACCATTGCCGTATTGGTCATTGCCTGTCCATGCGCTCTGGGCCTTGCAACTCCCACCGCCTTGATGGTCGGTTCCGGGATGGGAGCCGAGAGTGGTGTGCTGATCAGATCCGGCCAGGCAATTCAGACCCTTAAGGATATCAAGATTGTGGTCCTGGACAAAACAGGAACCATAACCAAAGGCGAGCCGGAACTCACCGATGTGGTGGCTGCCGATGGATATGATGATGATAACGTTCTGGCTCTGGCTGCAGCGGTTGAGAATGCATCTGAGCATCCCCTTGCCCGGGCGGTTGTGGAAGGGGCCGGAAACAGGAATGTTGATTTTGGAGATGTAGAAGATTTTAGTTCAGTGACCGCCCGTGGAGTTGAAGGCAAAGTTGACGGAAAACAGATACTCATAGGCAATCGCAGGTTACTCGACGAACACGGGGTTTCCGGGCTTAAAGCTTTGGATGAAGATCTTGACAGGCTGGAAGAAAAAGGCCGAACCGCAGTTCTGGTGGCCATGGAAGGCAAGGCTGTGGGCATTGTCGCGGTGGCGGACACAGTGAAGTCGGATTCCCAAAAAGCCGTCAAGGCCATGCACGATCTGGGTCTTCGGGTGATCATGGTCACTGGCGATAATGAACGGACCGCCAGGGCCGTGGCCGAGGAAGTGGGTATCGACGAAGTGCTGTCAGGTGTGCTGCCAGAGGGCAAGGTGGACGAGATCCGCAAACTGCAGGAGCGTTTCGGCCAATACGTGGCCATGGTGGGAGACGGCATCAACGACGCCCCGGCCCTCAAGCAGGCCAACGTGGGCATCGCCATTGGAGCTGGGGCCGACGTGGCCATTGAAGCAGCGGACGTCACCCTGGTCTCAGGAGAACTGCCCAAGGTGGTCGAGGCTATCCGGCTGTCCAGGGCAACCTTCAGCAAAATCGTACAGAACCTGTTCTGGGCGTTCTTTTACAACGTGGTAGCCATACCCATTGCAGCAGCAGGTCTCCTGCATCCCATGATCGGAGTCGTGGCCATGACCGCAAGCTCGCTGACGGTAATCGGCAACTCCATACTGCTCAGACGGTCAAAGATTTCGCTGGACGGAAAGATCAGATAA
- a CDS encoding DUF305 domain-containing protein, producing the protein MKALSLMKFWMPITVLSMLFMAASNGPADAAEHEHEHQVGSELEFLVEMIPHHQEAVDSAKQILAVTERQELRDFAKEVTDDQTGEIAKMRQWIEQWYPDASTQAAYQPMMRDIEGLSAEEADTVFLEDMIEHHLGAVHMARDVLDKNLAVHPEVRTLAEEIVAAQNREIDQMREWLEQWGGAPTDHHGH; encoded by the coding sequence ATGAAAGCACTGAGTCTCATGAAGTTCTGGATGCCCATTACGGTGTTGAGCATGCTGTTCATGGCCGCTTCGAACGGCCCGGCGGATGCGGCGGAGCATGAACATGAACATCAAGTGGGCAGCGAGTTGGAATTTCTCGTGGAAATGATCCCTCACCATCAGGAGGCCGTGGACAGCGCCAAGCAGATCCTGGCCGTGACCGAACGCCAGGAACTGCGCGACTTTGCCAAGGAGGTGACGGACGATCAGACCGGGGAAATCGCGAAGATGCGCCAGTGGATCGAGCAGTGGTATCCCGACGCGTCCACACAGGCGGCCTATCAGCCCATGATGCGGGACATCGAAGGCCTGTCCGCGGAGGAAGCGGACACCGTCTTCCTGGAGGACATGATTGAACATCACCTCGGCGCCGTGCATATGGCCCGGGATGTTCTGGACAAAAATCTGGCCGTGCACCCCGAAGTGCGGACTCTGGCCGAAGAAATCGTCGCCGCCCAAAATCGAGAGATCGACCAGATGCGCGAATGGCTGGAGCAATGGGGCGGCGCTCCGACGGACCACCACGGTCATTGA
- a CDS encoding alpha/beta fold hydrolase, which yields MSATPRAAAKLPATSAGHGTKRVAKAVLIGAVTPLMLKTAANPGGLPMEAFDKIRAGVLADRSQFFKDLTTPFYGADKEGAKVSQGLRDAFWLQGMQAGFKAVVDCIKAFSETDFTDDLNKFDVPTLIMHGDEDQIVPIDASALLSAKIIKGATLKIYPGAPHGMCSTNKDQINADLLAFFKA from the coding sequence ATGTCGGCCACTCCACGGGCGGCGGCGAAGTTGCCCGCTACATCGGCCGGCCATGGCACGAAACGTGTCGCCAAGGCTGTGCTGATCGGCGCAGTGACCCCGCTGATGCTGAAGACGGCCGCAAACCCCGGCGGTCTGCCGATGGAGGCGTTCGACAAGATCCGTGCCGGCGTACTCGCCGACCGCTCGCAGTTCTTCAAGGATCTCACCACGCCGTTCTATGGCGCCGACAAGGAGGGTGCCAAGGTCTCGCAAGGTCTGCGGGACGCATTCTGGCTCCAGGGGATGCAGGCCGGTTTCAAAGCTGTGGTCGATTGCATCAAGGCATTTTCAGAGACGGACTTCACGGATGATCTGAACAAGTTCGACGTACCGACACTGATCATGCATGGCGACGAGGACCAGATCGTACCGATCGATGCATCTGCCCTGCTCTCGGCCAAGATCATCAAGGGCGCAACGCTGAAGATCTATCCTGGAGCGCCACACGGCATGTGCTCCACCAACAAGGACCAGATCAACGCAGATCTTCTCGCATTCTTTAAAGCATAG
- a CDS encoding phospholipase D-like domain-containing protein has product MLATSLVLVVLQNFKTPEKVLERKVEHRYAVSDPQFRREMSVLLGPAIVGGNQVTALQNGNEIFPAMLLAIRSAQISITFETFIYWSGEIGDAFSQALSERASAGVPVSVILDWVGSTKMEQSLLDSMQAAGVQLHRYRPLNWYNLGRMNNRTHRKLLVVDGRIGFTGGVGIADQWTGDGGDPNHWRESHFLIEGPAVAQLQAAFNDNWIKTTGQVLNGPSYFPALQEKGEMDAHVFIASPASGSESMHLMYLLAIAAAEATIDLAASYFVPDRLLIKALVAARGRGVRVRILLPGPHMDALTVKIASKADWGELLQAGAEIYVYQPTMLHTKLLVIDAEFVSVGSTNFDIRSIRLNDEASLNIYNSDFATRMTAVFEADLLEAEPFSLARWERRPLRQKIAEKILLPIKSQL; this is encoded by the coding sequence GTGCTGGCCACCAGCCTGGTGCTGGTCGTGTTGCAGAACTTCAAGACACCCGAGAAGGTGCTGGAGCGCAAAGTCGAGCATCGATACGCTGTCTCCGATCCGCAGTTTCGGCGCGAGATGTCCGTCCTGCTGGGCCCGGCGATTGTGGGCGGCAATCAGGTCACCGCGCTGCAAAACGGCAACGAGATTTTTCCGGCGATGCTGCTGGCCATTCGTTCGGCCCAGATCTCGATCACGTTCGAGACCTTCATTTACTGGTCAGGAGAAATTGGTGATGCCTTCTCGCAGGCGCTTTCCGAGCGGGCCAGCGCCGGCGTGCCGGTGAGCGTCATTCTCGACTGGGTTGGCAGCACCAAGATGGAGCAGTCGCTGCTGGATTCCATGCAGGCTGCTGGGGTGCAGTTGCATCGATATCGGCCGCTGAACTGGTACAACCTGGGCCGGATGAACAACCGCACCCATCGCAAGCTGCTGGTGGTCGATGGGCGTATCGGGTTCACCGGAGGGGTCGGCATCGCGGATCAGTGGACTGGGGACGGTGGCGATCCCAACCACTGGCGGGAGAGTCACTTCCTGATTGAAGGCCCCGCAGTGGCGCAGTTGCAAGCGGCCTTCAACGACAACTGGATCAAGACCACTGGTCAGGTGCTGAATGGCCCGAGCTACTTTCCTGCCCTGCAGGAGAAGGGCGAGATGGACGCACACGTGTTTATTGCCTCCCCGGCCAGCGGGAGCGAGAGCATGCACCTGATGTATCTGCTTGCCATCGCGGCGGCCGAGGCGACTATCGACTTGGCGGCGTCCTACTTTGTGCCCGACCGGCTGTTGATCAAGGCCTTGGTTGCTGCCCGCGGTCGCGGCGTTCGCGTTCGCATCCTGCTGCCTGGGCCGCATATGGATGCGCTGACGGTCAAGATCGCTTCCAAGGCCGATTGGGGCGAGCTGCTGCAAGCAGGCGCCGAAATCTACGTCTATCAACCGACCATGCTGCACACCAAGCTGCTGGTCATTGATGCCGAGTTTGTTTCGGTGGGTTCAACCAATTTCGACATTCGTTCGATCCGGCTCAACGACGAAGCGAGTCTGAATATCTACAACAGCGACTTCGCTACCCGGATGACGGCGGTGTTCGAGGCCGATCTGCTGGAGGCTGAGCCGTTTTCCCTTGCGCGTTGGGAGCGCCGTCCGCTGCGCCAAAAAATCGCCGAAAAGATTCTCCTGCCAATCAAATCGCAGCTTTGA
- a CDS encoding DUF6691 family protein produces the protein MFDTLKSATTNRKSVETATSKLIAGAIFGLVFGFLLQKGGVGKYNVLIGQLLLQDWTVVKIMLTAIIVGMIGVSTLHHFDKVNLHVKPTRIGANIIGGLLFGAGFALVGYCPGTAAAALGQGSWDALFGMAGLIAGSWMFAELSGWTKRTVETWGDFGKLRLPDLLSVPRGVFVVCFAGVLILFLVVVQQFTTR, from the coding sequence ATGTTTGACACGCTGAAGTCGGCCACGACAAACCGGAAATCAGTCGAAACCGCGACTTCCAAGCTGATTGCCGGCGCGATATTTGGTCTGGTGTTTGGCTTCCTCCTGCAGAAAGGAGGCGTTGGCAAATACAACGTACTCATCGGCCAACTGCTTCTTCAGGACTGGACCGTCGTGAAGATAATGCTCACCGCAATTATCGTCGGCATGATCGGCGTGTCCACGTTGCACCACTTCGACAAAGTGAACCTGCACGTCAAGCCGACACGCATCGGCGCGAACATCATCGGAGGGCTCCTTTTCGGCGCGGGATTTGCGCTGGTGGGATATTGTCCAGGAACTGCCGCTGCCGCGCTGGGACAGGGAAGCTGGGACGCGCTTTTCGGGATGGCCGGACTTATTGCGGGCTCATGGATGTTTGCCGAACTTTCTGGGTGGACAAAACGAACGGTTGAGACCTGGGGCGACTTCGGCAAACTGCGGCTCCCCGACCTGCTGAGCGTGCCGCGCGGCGTGTTTGTCGTCTGCTTTGCAGGCGTTCTCATCCTTTTTCTTGTGGTGGTACAGCAATTCACCACCCGGTGA
- a CDS encoding YeeE/YedE thiosulfate transporter family protein, giving the protein MRTNMPSSVPMISRPAALLIGSLVLLFTCAATDAGAGVDALDYPGPAWSPYIVGAGIGVLSWLTFYFSDKPIGASSFYAQLAGFLGKRIAPRRTASLTYFKDKPPKVGWGFVFVVATIVGGAIAALTGGEFANEWLPPIWEARFGDSIALRAAIAFPGGMLMAFGARLAGGCTSGHGISGTLQLNVASWIAVICFFIGGVAVALPLYNL; this is encoded by the coding sequence TTGCGCACGAACATGCCTTCTTCCGTCCCAATGATTTCCAGGCCTGCCGCGTTATTGATCGGCAGTCTTGTTCTCCTGTTCACATGTGCCGCGACCGATGCGGGGGCAGGCGTGGATGCGCTTGATTATCCGGGACCGGCCTGGTCCCCCTATATTGTCGGCGCGGGCATTGGAGTGCTTTCCTGGCTGACATTTTACTTTTCCGACAAGCCCATCGGGGCCTCCTCATTCTACGCGCAGCTCGCGGGCTTTCTCGGCAAACGCATCGCGCCCCGCCGCACGGCCTCGCTCACCTATTTCAAGGACAAGCCGCCGAAAGTGGGTTGGGGATTCGTCTTTGTGGTCGCAACCATCGTGGGTGGCGCGATTGCCGCCCTGACGGGCGGCGAGTTCGCCAATGAATGGCTGCCGCCCATCTGGGAGGCACGCTTCGGCGACAGCATTGCGCTGCGTGCGGCCATCGCCTTTCCCGGCGGCATGCTGATGGCATTTGGGGCCCGGCTGGCCGGAGGTTGCACCAGCGGCCACGGCATCAGCGGAACCCTTCAGCTCAACGTGGCATCGTGGATTGCCGTGATTTGCTTTTTCATTGGTGGTGTCGCCGTGGCCCTGCCGCTCTACAATCTGTGA
- a CDS encoding MBL fold metallo-hydrolase: MALIFESIQTDGIAQVSYLLGDDAEGTAAVFDPRPDVDCYLQLAREKQVSITHIFETHIHVDFVSGARELCTRAESAKIYLSHEGGARYGFEHEGVADGDVFELGSALITARHTPGHSPEHMAYLLSEKDHPEAPWGVLTGDSLFVSSAGRPDLLGRSREKELAEQLFHTLHDFYLKLDDGVIIYPTHAQGSPCGEDIGDRLRSTIGYERRFNAFLQFDNAESFIKHALAGASPIPTYYPLMKTLNTKGPMVLGNLPPVRGLPPKFFQEAAQDHNNVLIDTRMMLAFGGGHIKGALSIGGLPILSIWAGWLLDPGQPILLVLESDDTLEAIVRYFVRTGYTKFAGYLVGGMKAWNNAGLPLESVGQKTVHEVQAAGKELQILDVRAPAEWKDGHIPNARHVFLGELREHLGALDKDKPTAVYCDSGYRASIATSILQQHGFGNVCNIPGSWQAWKNAGFPVERESEKK, encoded by the coding sequence ATGGCACTCATCTTTGAAAGCATTCAAACCGACGGCATTGCCCAGGTTTCATATCTGCTCGGTGATGATGCCGAGGGAACAGCCGCGGTGTTCGATCCTCGTCCGGATGTTGACTGCTACCTGCAACTGGCCCGCGAGAAACAAGTCTCGATCACACATATTTTTGAAACGCACATCCATGTCGATTTCGTCAGTGGTGCGCGTGAGCTTTGTACGCGTGCCGAGTCAGCGAAAATATACCTCAGTCACGAAGGAGGCGCGCGCTACGGCTTCGAACATGAGGGAGTCGCGGATGGAGATGTCTTCGAGCTTGGTTCCGCCCTGATTACCGCTCGGCACACCCCCGGCCACTCGCCGGAGCACATGGCGTATCTTCTCTCGGAAAAGGATCATCCGGAAGCCCCCTGGGGGGTGCTCACCGGGGACTCGCTCTTTGTCAGTTCCGCCGGGCGTCCCGATCTCCTCGGCAGGAGTCGGGAAAAAGAGCTGGCCGAACAATTGTTCCATACGCTGCATGATTTTTACCTGAAGCTCGATGATGGCGTCATTATCTACCCGACGCACGCTCAAGGGTCGCCATGCGGCGAGGACATCGGCGACCGGCTCCGCAGCACGATTGGCTATGAACGGCGCTTCAATGCGTTCCTCCAATTCGACAATGCCGAAAGCTTCATCAAGCACGCGCTCGCCGGCGCGTCGCCCATCCCAACCTATTACCCGTTGATGAAGACACTGAACACCAAGGGGCCCATGGTGCTCGGCAATCTGCCCCCAGTGCGCGGGCTTCCTCCCAAATTTTTTCAGGAAGCCGCCCAGGACCACAACAACGTTCTCATCGACACCCGCATGATGCTGGCCTTTGGTGGAGGGCACATCAAGGGAGCGCTCAGCATCGGTGGTTTGCCCATACTCTCCATCTGGGCCGGCTGGTTGCTGGATCCCGGCCAGCCCATCCTTCTCGTTTTGGAGTCCGACGATACGCTCGAAGCAATCGTGCGATATTTTGTCCGGACGGGCTATACCAAGTTCGCCGGCTACCTCGTCGGCGGCATGAAGGCATGGAACAACGCCGGCCTGCCGCTGGAATCGGTCGGGCAAAAGACCGTGCATGAAGTCCAAGCCGCGGGGAAAGAACTCCAGATTCTCGACGTCAGGGCGCCCGCGGAATGGAAAGACGGCCATATCCCAAATGCCCGCCATGTATTTCTGGGTGAATTGCGCGAACACCTCGGCGCGTTGGACAAGGACAAGCCGACGGCCGTCTATTGCGACAGCGGCTACCGTGCGAGCATCGCCACGAGCATCTTGCAGCAGCACGGGTTCGGCAACGTCTGCAACATTCCCGGAAGCTGGCAGGCATGGAAGAATGCGGGATTTCCGGTCGAAAGAGAGAGCGAGAAAAAGTAA
- a CDS encoding superoxide dismutase produces MTNVKNETASSHVLQSLPYQDNALDPVISANTISFHYGKHHKGYVDKLNELVSGTQFADMSLEEIIVATSGKPNKTTTAIFNNAAQTWNHTFYWSSLKPKGGGEPPAELKQKIEAAFGTLDACKKELADAATAQFGSGWVWLVLDGTTLKVVKTGNADVPLTNGMKPLLTIDVWEHAYYLDYQNRRADYVKAVLDKLLNWEFALQNIG; encoded by the coding sequence ATGACCAATGTGAAGAATGAAACAGCGTCGTCGCATGTCCTGCAGTCCTTGCCGTATCAGGATAATGCTCTGGATCCGGTAATCTCCGCAAACACCATCAGTTTTCACTACGGAAAACATCACAAGGGATATGTCGACAAACTGAACGAACTTGTATCAGGAACGCAATTCGCGGACATGTCGCTTGAAGAAATCATCGTCGCGACATCCGGCAAGCCAAACAAGACGACGACGGCAATCTTTAACAATGCAGCGCAAACTTGGAACCACACGTTTTACTGGAGCAGTCTGAAGCCGAAGGGCGGCGGTGAGCCTCCCGCGGAGTTGAAGCAAAAGATCGAGGCTGCATTCGGGACCCTGGATGCATGCAAGAAGGAGTTGGCAGACGCTGCAACGGCCCAGTTCGGCAGCGGCTGGGTGTGGCTCGTGTTGGACGGCACCACGCTCAAGGTGGTCAAGACCGGCAACGCGGATGTGCCCCTGACCAACGGGATGAAGCCGCTGTTGACCATCGACGTGTGGGAACACGCCTACTACCTGGATTATCAGAACCGCCGCGCCGATTATGTCAAAGCCGTGCTGGACAAACTGCTCAACTGGGAATTTGCCCTGCAAAACATCGGCTGA
- a CDS encoding phage holin family protein, whose product MSTREENKDPATHRESFTELLEQLAGNLAAVVHDEIELVVQGVREQVSAVCGGVFTVVAGAFIIFAALLSFCAALIIVLTSYMAPVMAVLVTGAALALLGGIIALIGYKQLKKAILKT is encoded by the coding sequence ATGAGCACAAGAGAGGAAAACAAGGACCCTGCCACGCATCGTGAATCGTTCACGGAGCTTTTGGAACAGCTTGCCGGCAATTTGGCCGCGGTGGTTCACGACGAAATCGAACTGGTGGTCCAGGGAGTACGTGAACAGGTGTCGGCCGTATGCGGTGGAGTCTTCACCGTCGTCGCTGGAGCATTCATCATTTTTGCCGCACTTTTGTCTTTTTGTGCCGCGCTGATCATCGTACTCACTTCGTATATGGCCCCGGTGATGGCAGTGCTTGTTACCGGAGCAGCCCTCGCGCTCTTGGGAGGCATCATTGCCTTGATCGGCTACAAGCAATTGAAGAAAGCGATCCTGAAAACATAG
- a CDS encoding DUF883 C-terminal domain-containing protein: MSVFEYDQSKAGNAGETRGMSHNSGRSHGFENVKNSIADQLETIAEMLDEKSTGQDAQSGTAQYGKQASKFLEKSAGYVREFDYEHAEARVRECIKQHPGRSLLVAGAVGLIIGAVLRRR; encoded by the coding sequence ATGAGTGTATTTGAGTATGATCAGAGTAAAGCTGGCAATGCCGGAGAAACCAGGGGAATGTCACATAATTCAGGCAGGTCGCACGGCTTTGAAAACGTCAAAAATAGTATTGCTGATCAGTTGGAAACCATTGCTGAAATGTTGGATGAAAAGAGCACGGGGCAGGACGCACAATCCGGCACTGCACAGTATGGAAAGCAGGCATCAAAGTTTTTGGAAAAGTCAGCCGGATACGTTCGGGAATTCGACTATGAACATGCAGAAGCCAGAGTCAGAGAATGTATCAAGCAGCACCCTGGACGGAGTCTTCTGGTAGCTGGAGCCGTTGGTTTGATTATTGGAGCTGTTTTGCGGCGCAGGTAA
- a CDS encoding mechanosensitive ion channel family protein, producing MRRRRPGDPLAGARGRLRLFRQATLLAVAITSLLLLLVAPWEAGLAVDVGEQFPASEAVSTISVEPNQDLPERGDQGPEPSEPIGQAAAEEAARTLETLWYGMYGNLPKFLVVLGVIAVAWVLVQLVRPLLRRTLKRWEKANAVVALFGIVIWIFAAGISLSVLAGDIRALVGSLGLIGLALSWALQTPIESFSGWLLNSFKGYYRVGDRVAVGEVFGDVYQIDYLATTVWEIGSPGRGGFVQAEQPTGRLITFPNNEVLAGTVVNLTRDFPYVWDELTVPLANESDLGLGMRVLTDVARELLGPHMSRPAHRYAEILERAGLEVGVAEEPQVFVSMNESWTDLTIRYLVNARERRKWKSELTVRVMDELKKEKYAGRLINVYPRRQIQFIGPEGLAVKPT from the coding sequence ATGCGTCGTCGCCGACCGGGCGACCCGCTGGCAGGCGCCAGAGGCAGGTTGCGGCTTTTCCGGCAGGCTACGCTGCTTGCGGTGGCCATCACCAGCCTTCTCCTTCTGCTGGTTGCCCCGTGGGAAGCCGGTCTCGCCGTTGATGTCGGAGAGCAATTTCCGGCATCGGAAGCCGTCTCCACGATCTCTGTCGAACCAAATCAAGATTTGCCGGAGCGGGGGGACCAGGGACCGGAGCCCTCCGAACCCATTGGCCAGGCCGCGGCCGAAGAGGCGGCTCGGACCCTGGAAACCCTCTGGTATGGGATGTACGGCAACCTCCCCAAGTTTTTGGTGGTCCTGGGTGTTATCGCCGTGGCCTGGGTTCTGGTCCAACTTGTCCGCCCCCTTCTGCGCAGGACCCTCAAGCGCTGGGAAAAGGCCAATGCCGTTGTCGCGCTCTTCGGCATCGTCATCTGGATCTTCGCTGCCGGGATATCCCTGAGCGTTCTGGCCGGAGACATCCGGGCCCTGGTCGGTTCCCTCGGCCTGATCGGTCTGGCTCTGTCCTGGGCGCTGCAGACGCCCATCGAAAGCTTCAGCGGCTGGCTGCTCAACTCGTTCAAGGGCTATTACCGCGTTGGGGACCGAGTGGCGGTCGGGGAGGTGTTCGGCGACGTCTATCAGATCGATTATCTTGCGACCACGGTCTGGGAGATCGGGTCTCCGGGCCGAGGAGGATTCGTCCAGGCCGAACAGCCCACCGGCCGACTGATTACCTTTCCCAACAACGAGGTGCTGGCCGGGACCGTGGTCAACTTGACCCGTGATTTTCCCTACGTCTGGGACGAGCTGACCGTGCCCCTGGCCAACGAATCGGACCTCGGCCTTGGAATGCGCGTCCTGACCGATGTTGCCCGGGAACTGCTGGGACCCCACATGTCCAGGCCCGCCCACCGCTATGCCGAGATCCTGGAAAGAGCCGGCCTGGAGGTCGGCGTGGCCGAAGAACCGCAGGTCTTCGTTTCCATGAATGAATCCTGGACGGACCTGACCATCCGCTATCTGGTCAATGCCCGTGAACGCCGCAAATGGAAGAGCGAGCTGACCGTGCGGGTCATGGACGAACTGAAGAAAGAAAAATACGCCGGCCGCCTGATCAACGTCTACCCACGCAGACAGATCCAGTTCATCGGACCGGAAGGTCTGGCGGTAAAACCTACCTAG
- a CDS encoding 3D domain-containing protein, giving the protein MMRHAFPVIILSIVLNFNALSAIAGDSVEEAVNPLLEMIYIDEQKLELQQAREEILVLKAILEAYHKANTHYLRLSAYTARKEECNDDIENTAIMQRPITGWTVAVSRDLRGWLGKRVYVEGFGIRMVSDLMNSRYSKSIDILVSDVSEAEEIGVRENVFVTLIEPLAQSDKGISWECLHFTSQAEP; this is encoded by the coding sequence ATGATGCGCCACGCCTTTCCGGTGATAATCCTTTCTATTGTTTTGAATTTTAATGCATTATCGGCGATTGCCGGAGATTCTGTCGAGGAGGCCGTCAATCCTCTTTTAGAGATGATTTACATTGATGAACAGAAGCTGGAATTGCAGCAAGCCCGAGAGGAGATTTTGGTCTTGAAGGCGATTCTGGAAGCCTATCATAAGGCGAACACCCACTATTTGCGGTTATCCGCTTATACGGCCAGAAAGGAAGAGTGCAACGACGATATCGAGAATACGGCGATCATGCAGCGGCCTATAACCGGATGGACCGTGGCCGTATCCCGAGATCTGCGAGGGTGGCTGGGCAAGAGAGTATATGTTGAAGGGTTCGGTATCAGGATGGTCAGCGATCTGATGAACTCCAGGTATTCAAAATCCATAGACATCCTTGTTTCGGACGTCAGTGAAGCCGAGGAAATCGGGGTCCGGGAGAATGTCTTCGTCACACTCATCGAGCCACTGGCCCAAAGCGACAAAGGCATTAGCTGGGAATGCCTGCATTTCACATCCCAGGCCGAGCCTTGA